A window of the Cannabis sativa cultivar Pink pepper isolate KNU-18-1 chromosome X, ASM2916894v1, whole genome shotgun sequence genome harbors these coding sequences:
- the LOC115720495 gene encoding NPL4-like protein 2: MVMLRIRSRDGLERVTIDNPHINVSQLKAIIQSQLQIPSHNQTLSTNQNLLLCKTHDDLSRFVDMADPNTTLSSLNLSHGSIVFLAYDGERTVPGPAVNPAGSFGRKMTMDDLIAKQMRVSRQENPHCELVSFDRDCANAFQHYVNDALAFAVKRGGFMYGTVSEEGKVEVDFIYEPPQQGTEENLLLFRDPDEEKIVEAIAVGLGMTRVGFIFTQTISQDKKDYTLSNREVLQAAEFHAESGLKEWVTAVVKLEVNEDGAADVHFEAFQMSDVCIRLFKEEWFETEFGEDADPKLSKMKKDVVVGVKDTKEVDNDFFLVVVKIADHQGPLSSTFPIENRNNPVTMRALKNHLDRAKNLPFVKRISDFHLLLLLGRYLDLNADVPALAECVHTESPVPEGYKLLIESLASASA; this comes from the exons ATGGTGATGCTCAGAATTCGAAGCAGAGATGGACTTGAGCGAGTCACCATTGATAATCCTCACATCAATGTCTCTCAGCTTAAAGCCATCATCCAATCACAGCTTCAAATCCCTTCTCACAATCAAACCCTCTCCACCAACCAGAACCTTCTTTTGTGCAAGACCCATGACGATCTTTCCCGCTTCGTAGACATGGCTGACCCAAATACCACTCTCTCTTCCCTCAACCTCTCTCACGGTTCGATCGTTTTTCTTGCCTACGATGGCGAGAGAACTGTTCCCGGACCGGCTGTTAACCCAGCTGGGTCTTTTGGCCGGAAGATGACCATGGATGATCTCATCGCAAAGCAGATGAGGGTCTCGCGCCAGGAGAATCCGCATTGTGAATTGGTCTCGTTCGATCGCGATTGTGCTAACGCGTTCCAGCATTACGTGAATGATGCTCTTGCTTTTGCGGTTAAGCGTGGTGGGTTTATGTACGGCACTGTTTCGGAGGAGGGGAAAGTGGAGGTGGATTTCATATATGAGCCGCCTCAGCAAGGAACTGAGGAGAATTTGTTGCTTTTCAGAGACCCAGATGAGGAAAAGATAGTGGAAGCAATTGCTGTTGGTTTGGGTATGACAAGGGTTGGATTTATCTTCACTCAAACCATCAGTCAGGATAAAAAGGACTATACTTTATCGAATAGGGAGGTTCTTCAGGCTGCTGAGTTTCACGCCGAAAGTGGCTTGAAGGAATGGGTGACCGCTGTGGTGAAGCTTGAAGTGAACGAGGATGGCGCTGCTGATGTGCACTTTGAGGCTTTTCAGATGAGTGATGTGTGCATTAGGTTGTTCAAGGAAGAGTGGTTTGAGACTGAGTTTGGAGAAGATGCTGATCCCAAGCTCTCAAAGATGAAGAAAGATGTTGTTGTTGGGGTCAAGGACACTAAAGAGGTGGACAATGATTTCTTCTTGGTGGTTGTCAAGATAGCTGATCACCAG GGCCCCCTTTCATCAACCTTTCCCATTGAGAACCGGAATAACCCAGTAACAATGAGGGCACTGAAAAATCATCTTGATCGAGCAAAGAATCTTCCATTCGTTAAGCGGATTTCAGATTTTCATTTGCTGCTATTGCTGGGAAGATACTTAGACCTCAATGCTGATGTTCCTGCTCTGGCAGAGTGTGTGCACACAGAGAGCCCCGTTCCCGAAGGCTACAAGCTACTAATTGAATCCTTGGCAAGTGCTTCTGCTTAA
- the LOC115720638 gene encoding rho GTPase-activating protein 2, translating to MTGLIMVTRGGGCAGGDDGGSGGNGGSGKGSLKSSEEDQNQLSLVTFLLAALKKSMVACRVERGEDVISSTVHQMEIGWPTNVRHITHVTFDRFNGFLGLPVEFEVEIPGRVPSASASVFGVSAESMQCGYDSKGNSVPTILLLMQERLYSQGGLKAEGIFRINPENSKEEHVRDQLNRGNVPDDIDVHCLAGLIKAWFRELPSGVLDGLSPEQVLQCNSEEECAELVKQLKPTETALLNWAVDLMADVVEEEEYNKMNARNIAMVFSPNMTQMSDPLTALMHAVQVMNLLKTLITKTLREREETATSGGYSPMSSCSSDHHSDEDFDSQQELDTSSETRGRAPDYDEDDNCSHGSEEEDEDDDDGGAHSLGETEECFLRQLDHNKAVTITSSADQSVGDLQQNYAANHAKSCTPWSHMEDSGVSFSESKEENSGLTTCEGEEVEDSGKSLVCFEKRINDKEGSSIDSSFFKHEQNQNIETSRRQ from the exons ATGACGGGGCTGATTATGGTGACCAGGGGTGGTGGGTGTGCTGGTGGTGATGATGGTGGTAGCGGTGGTAATGGTGGAAGTGGAAAGGGTTCATTGAAAAGCTCAGAAGAAGACCAAAACCAACTCTCATTGGTGACGTTTCTCTTGGCTGCTCTGAAGAAATCTATGGTGGCTTGTCGTGTCGAGAGAGGTGAAGATGTAATCTCCAGTACCGTTCATCAGATGGAGATTGGATGGCCCACTAATGTCCGTCACATAACCCATGTGACCTTCGATCGCTTCAATGGCTTTCTGGGTCTTCCTGTTGAGTTCGAGGTTGAGATCCCTGGTCGAGTTCCCAGTGCTAG TGCAAGCGTCTTTGGGGTCTCCGCCGAATCAATGCAATGCGGTTATGATTCAAAAGGGAACAGTGTCCCTACTATTCTCTTGCTAATGCAGGAGCGCCTTTACTCGCAAGGAGGTTTAAAG GCAGAAGGAATATTTAGAATAAACCCAGAAAATAGTAAAGAGGAACATGTGAGGGACCAACTGAACAGGGGGAATGTGCCAGATGACATTGATGTACATTGTTTGGCTGGATTAATTAAAGCTTGGTTTAGAGAGCTTCCTTCAGGTGTACTAGATGGACTTTCACCTGAACAAGTTCTCCAATGCAACAGCGAAGAAGAGTGCGCAGAGCTTGTGAAGCAACTAAAGCCTACAGAGACAGCATTGCTCAACTGGGCAGTTGATCTCATGGCTGATGTTGTTGAGGAAGAAGAGTACAACAAAATGAACGCCAGAAATATTGCTATGGTTTTTTCTCCAAACATGACTCAA ATGTCTGATCCATTGACGGCTCTGATGCATGCGGTTCAAGTGATGAACTTGCTCAAGACTCTCATCACTAAAACACTAAGAGAGCGCGAAGAGACTGCAACTTCTGGAGGATATTCACCCATGTCATCATGCTCTTCTGATCATCATAGCGATGAAGATTTTGATAGTCAGCAAGAGCTGGACACTAGCAGTGAAACCAGAGGGCGTGCACCAGATTATGATGAAGATGACAATTGCAGCCATGgcagtgaagaagaagatgaagatgatgatgatggcgGAGCTCATTCACTCGGTGAGACAGAAGAATGTTTTTTGAGGCAGCTGGATCACAACAAAGCTGTTACCATAACCAGCTCCGCTGATCAATCAGTCGGTGATTTGCAACAAAACTATGCTGCCAATCATGCTAAATCTTGCACTCCCTGGAGCCACATGGAGGACTCTGGTGTATCTTTCAGTGAAAGCAAAGAGGAAAATTCAGGCTTGACTACATGTGAGGGGGAAGAAGTAGAAGACTCTGGCAAAAGCTTGGTATGTTTTGAAAAGAGGATTAATGATAAAGAGGGATCATCAATAGACAGCAGCTTCTTCAAACATGAACAAAATCAAAACATTGAGACTAGTAGGAGACAATGA
- the LOC115705143 gene encoding uncharacterized protein LOC115705143, with amino-acid sequence MEVMNITNRNAVDLSSFFLFEVTGDSEFCSKFDSEDTSVSLDEDDAESCSWGISADDDLLYASIGYEHDSIGEEEFVIDYLEEDEDETTSDPAYRKWSSGEINNIVNVDASVCKEEGGSGLGCVVSDWGPGESGHCHVIAARLFSFNC; translated from the exons ATGGAAGTGATGAATATTACTAATAGAAATGCTGTGGATTTGTCTTCCTTCTTTCTATTCGAAGTCACCGGCGATTCCGAGTTTTGTTCTAAGTTCGATTCTGAAGATACCTCGGTTTCTCTCGATGAAGACGATGCTGAATCGTGCAGTTGGGGTATATCAGCCGACGATGATCTATTATATGCGTCAATTGGTTATGAACATGATTCAATCGGCGAAGAAGAATTTGTAATTGATTAtttagaagaagatgaagatgaaacgACGTCGGATCCAGCTTACCGAAAATGGAGTAGTggagaaataaataatattg TCAATGTAGATGCCAGTGTTTGTAAAGAAGAGGGTGGCTCCGGTTTGGGGTGTGTGGTTAGTGATTGGGGGCCAGGTGAGAGTGGCCACTGCCACGTTATTGCAGCAAGATTATTCTCCTTTAACTGTTGA